From the genome of Populus alba chromosome 10, ASM523922v2, whole genome shotgun sequence, one region includes:
- the LOC118035309 gene encoding TMV resistance protein N isoform X1 yields the protein MTEPESSKSRTEGAYDVFLSFRGEDTRKTFTDHLYTALVQAGIHTFRDDNELPRGEEISDHLLKAIQESKISIVVFSKGYASYRWCLNELVEILECKNRKTGQIALPIFYDIDPSDVRKQTDSFSKAFDKHEERYKEKVKEWRKALEDAGNLSGWNLNDMENGHEAKFIQEIIKDVLNKLDSKHLNIPKLLVRIDPLARNIFDFLSTATDDVRIVGIHGMPGIGKTTIAKVVFNHLCSGFEGSCFLSNINETSRQFNGLALLQKQLLHDILKQDAANISNVDRGMVLIKERLCRKRVLVVADDVSHLDQLNALMGERSWFGPGSRVIITTRDSSFLLKADQTYRIEELKPDESFQLFSWHAFKDTKPAEDYIELSKYAVDYCGGLPLALEVIGACLSGKNKDRWKSVIDKLRRIPNRDIQGKLRISFDGLDDDELQNAFLDIACFFIGRKKEYVEKVLEARCGYDPEVDLGTLSERSLIKVTAIGKITMHDLLRDMGREIIREKSPKQPGERNRIWNQEDAWNVLDQQKGTEVVEGLALDVRASEAKSLNTGSFAKMRCLNLLQINGVHLTGSFKLLSKVLMWICWFECPLQYLPFDFTLDNLVVLDMQYSNLRELWKGEKILNKLKIFNLSHSQFLVKTPNLHSSSLQKLRLEGCSSLVDVHQSVGNLKSLIFLNLKRCRSLKILPESIGDVKSLKRLNISGYSQLEKLPECMGDMESLTELLADGIKNKLLPSFVHLKYVRKLSLCGYSFCRDSPSPTSSVSQISSWLSPSSTSWPLPVSSSIIASTVLNWKRLLPTSFEWRSMKCLKFSNSGLSDRTTNCVDFRGLSSLKELDLSQNNFSSLPAGIGFLPKLSILSVEECIKLVSISDLPSNLHCLNAFRCSSMKSVRIPIQSKHSPSMHLNKCYMLEEIQGIEGPSNNYWSIDVDFPSDSSNNFLKSLAEASCNGDYGYFIDSFPGNMPMPNWLSYRGEGCSLSFHIPPVFQGLVVWVVSPFDVHSTVNYTIGYRVIIKNKNNGVQLFEDELEVGCSYPRKWVRYISISDMAMEEYCGDEELELYLGSQPIDGSKVVQCGIHVIVEETDSFEGSEWDREINNIESRDEELELHLNSGRKDINVTECEVHVIKELEVGRDHRVMPASRPYRLLPYHPNYGLIRASTTAQWKAYLMQKKPREVIICGKGTRTTA from the exons CCTCAaggcaattcaagaatcaaagatatCTATAGTTGTCTTTTCAAAGGGATATGCTTCTTATAGATGGTGTCTTAATGAGCTTGTAGAGATTCTTGAGTGCAAAAATAGGAAAACCGGTCAGATTGCTCTTCCTATATTCTATGACATTGATCCTTCAGATGTGAGAAAGCAGACTGACagtttttcaaaagcatttgatAAACATGAAGAACGTTATAAAGAAAAGGTGAAGGAGTGGAGAAAAGCTCTTGAGGATGCGGGAAATCTTTCTGGATGGAATCTCAATGATATGGAAAATGG GCATGAAGCAAAATTTATCCAAGAGATTATCAAGGATGTGTTGAATAAATTAGATTCCAAGCACTTAAATATTCCTAAGCTCCTAGTACGTATTGATCCGCTTGCTCGCAATATTTTTGACTTCCTAAGTACTGCAACAGATGATGTACGCATTGTGGGCATACATGGGATGCCAGGAATAGGAAAGACAACTATAgcaaaagttgtatttaatcaTCTCTGCTCTGGATTCGAGGGAAGCTGTTTTCTTTCGAATATCAATGAAACATCAAGACAATTTAATGGTCTCGCTCTTTTACAAAAGCAACTTCTTCATGATATTCTAAAACAAGATGCTGCTAACATCAGCAATGTTGATAGAGGAATGGTTCTGATCAAAGAACGGCTTTGTCGcaaaagagttcttgttgttgctgatgATGTGTCTCATCTTGACCAGCTAAATGCTTTGATGGGAGAGCGAAGCTGGTTTGGTCCCGGAAGTAGAGTAATTATAACAACAAGAGATTCAAGTTTTCTACTTAAAGCAGATCAAACATATCGGATCGAAGAATTGAAACCAGACGAGTCCTTTCAGCTTTTCAGCTGGCATGCCTTTAAGGACACCAAGCCAGCAGAAGACTATATTGAGCTTTCGAAGTATGCAGTTGATTACTGTGGAGGACTTCCTTTAGCTCTTGAGGTTATAGGAGCTTGTTTGTCCGGGAAAAACAAAGACAGATGGAAATCTGTAATTGACAAGTTGAGAAGAATTCCAAACCGCGATATTCAAGGAAAGCTTAGAATAAGTTTTGATGGACTGGACGATGATGAACTGCAAAATGCCTTCCTTGATATTGCATGCTTCTTTATTGGTAGAAAGAAAGAATACGTTGAAAAAGTGCTAGAAGCCCGTTGTGGTTACGATCCAGAAGTTGATTTGGGAACTCTCAGTGAAAGGTCTCTGATTAAAGTTACTGCCATTGGAAAGATAACCATGCATGATCTATTACGAGACATGGGAAGGGAGATCATTCGTGAAAAGTCACCGAAACAACCTGGAGAAAGGAACAGAATTTGGAATCAAGAGGATGCATGGAATGTACTTGACCAGCAAAAG ggtaCGGAAGTTGTAGAGGGTCTTGCACTGGATGTGAGAGCATCAGAAGCTAAATCATTAAACACAGGATCATTTGCAAAAATGAGATGCTTAAATTTACTACAGATCAATGGGGTACATCTCACCGGATCCTTCAAACTACTTTCTAAAGTGTTGATGTGGATTTGTTGGTTTGAATGTCCTTTGCAATATTTGCCATTTGATTTTACTTTGGACAATCTTGTTGTTCTTGATATGCAATACAGTAACCTCAGAGAATTATGGAAAGGAGAAAAG ATTCTCAACAAGCTGAAAATCTTTAATCTCAGTCATTCTCAATTCCTAGTTAAAACACCAAACTTACATAGTTCAAGTCTACAGAAACTAAGGTTGGAAGGTTGCTCGAGTTTAGTTGATGTGCATCAATCTGTTGGAAATTTGAAGAGCCTCATTTTCTTGAATCTAAAGAGATGTCGGAGCCTAAAGATTCTTCCCGAAAGCATTGGTGATGTAAAGTCTCTTAAAcgtttgaatatttctggataTTCACAACTTGAGAAGTTGCCAGAATGCATGGGTGATATGGAATCCTTAACTGAGCTGCTAGCagatggaattaaaaataaacttctaCCTTCATTTGTACATTTAAAGTATGTCAGAAAGTTATCATTGTGTGGATACAGTTTCTGTCGGGACTCACCATCACCTACATCCTCGGTTTCCCAAATTTCATCATGGCTTTCACCGTCGTCTACATCCTGGCCTCTACCAGTTTCATCTTCGATCATAGCAAGTACTGTTTTAAATTGGAAACGTTTGCTGCCAACATCTTTTGAATGGAGATCAATGAAATGTCTTAAGTTTTCTAATAGTGGTTTGTCTGATCGTACAACTAACTGTGTTGATTTCAGGGGTTTGTCCTCTCTAAAAGAATTGGATCTATCACAAAACAATTTCTCTAGCCTGCCTGCCGGGATCGGCTTCCTTCCCAAGCTTTCGATTTTGAGTGTTGAGGAATGCATCAAGCTTGTATCAATCTCAGATCTTCCCTCAAATTTACACTGTTTGAATGCCTTTCGTTGCAGTTCAATGAAAAGTGTAAGAATTCCAATCCAGTCAAAACACTCACCATCTATGCATCTCAATAAATGTTATATGTTAGAAGAGATTCAGGGCATCGAAGGTCCAAGTAATAATTACTGGTCTATTGACGTTGATTTCCCCAGTGATTCATCAAATAATTTCCTGAAGAGTCTTGCTGAG gcaTCATGCAATGGTGATTATGGGTATTTTATTGACTCCTTTCCTGGTAACATGCCAATGCCAAATTGGTTAAGCTACCGTGGAGAAGGATGttcattatcatttcatataCCTCCAGTTTTCCAAGGCTTGGTTGTTTGGGTTGTTTCTCCATTTGATGTTCATAGTACTGTGAATTACACCATCGGTTACCgggttattataaaaaataaaaacaacggTGTTCAATTGTTTGAAGATGAACTAGAAGTAGGATGCAGTTACCCTCGTAAATGGGTAAGATACATAAGTATAAGTGATATGGCAATGGAAGAATACTGTGGAGATGAGGAATTGGAACTGTATCTGGGGAGCCAGCCCATTGATGGAAGCAAAGTGGTACAGTGTGGGATCCATGTGATAGTAGAAGAGACAGATTCATTTGAAGGGTCAGAGTGGGATCGGGAGATTAACAACATAGAGTCAAGAGATGAGGAGTTGGAACTGCACTTGAATTCGGGGAGAAAAGACATTAATGTGACAGAATGTGAAGTTCATGTGATCAAAGAGTTAGAAGTGGGAAGAGATCATAGAGTGATGCCTGCATCACGGCCATATCGTCTGCTTCCTTATCATCCCAATTATGGTCTTATAAGAGCGTCTACAACTGCGCAGTGGAAAGCTTATTTGATGCAAAAAAAACCTCGCGAAGTAATAATTTGTG GGAAGGGAACAAGGACAACGGCGTAG
- the LOC118035309 gene encoding TMV resistance protein N isoform X2: MTEPESSKSRTEGAYDVFLSFRGEDTRKTFTDHLYTALVQAGIHTFRDDNELPRGEEISDHLLKAIQESKISIVVFSKGYASYRWCLNELVEILECKNRKTGQIALPIFYDIDPSDVRKQTDSFSKAFDKHEERYKEKVKEWRKALEDAGNLSGWNLNDMENGHEAKFIQEIIKDVLNKLDSKHLNIPKLLVRIDPLARNIFDFLSTATDDVRIVGIHGMPGIGKTTIAKVVFNHLCSGFEGSCFLSNINETSRQFNGLALLQKQLLHDILKQDAANISNVDRGMVLIKERLCRKRVLVVADDVSHLDQLNALMGERSWFGPGSRVIITTRDSSFLLKADQTYRIEELKPDESFQLFSWHAFKDTKPAEDYIELSKYAVDYCGGLPLALEVIGACLSGKNKDRWKSVIDKLRRIPNRDIQGKLRISFDGLDDDELQNAFLDIACFFIGRKKEYVEKVLEARCGYDPEVDLGTLSERSLIKVTAIGKITMHDLLRDMGREIIREKSPKQPGERNRIWNQEDAWNVLDQQKGTEVVEGLALDVRASEAKSLNTGSFAKMRCLNLLQINGILNKLKIFNLSHSQFLVKTPNLHSSSLQKLRLEGCSSLVDVHQSVGNLKSLIFLNLKRCRSLKILPESIGDVKSLKRLNISGYSQLEKLPECMGDMESLTELLADGIKNKLLPSFVHLKYVRKLSLCGYSFCRDSPSPTSSVSQISSWLSPSSTSWPLPVSSSIIASTVLNWKRLLPTSFEWRSMKCLKFSNSGLSDRTTNCVDFRGLSSLKELDLSQNNFSSLPAGIGFLPKLSILSVEECIKLVSISDLPSNLHCLNAFRCSSMKSVRIPIQSKHSPSMHLNKCYMLEEIQGIEGPSNNYWSIDVDFPSDSSNNFLKSLAEASCNGDYGYFIDSFPGNMPMPNWLSYRGEGCSLSFHIPPVFQGLVVWVVSPFDVHSTVNYTIGYRVIIKNKNNGVQLFEDELEVGCSYPRKWVRYISISDMAMEEYCGDEELELYLGSQPIDGSKVVQCGIHVIVEETDSFEGSEWDREINNIESRDEELELHLNSGRKDINVTECEVHVIKELEVGRDHRVMPASRPYRLLPYHPNYGLIRASTTAQWKAYLMQKKPREVIICGKGTRTTA; encoded by the exons CCTCAaggcaattcaagaatcaaagatatCTATAGTTGTCTTTTCAAAGGGATATGCTTCTTATAGATGGTGTCTTAATGAGCTTGTAGAGATTCTTGAGTGCAAAAATAGGAAAACCGGTCAGATTGCTCTTCCTATATTCTATGACATTGATCCTTCAGATGTGAGAAAGCAGACTGACagtttttcaaaagcatttgatAAACATGAAGAACGTTATAAAGAAAAGGTGAAGGAGTGGAGAAAAGCTCTTGAGGATGCGGGAAATCTTTCTGGATGGAATCTCAATGATATGGAAAATGG GCATGAAGCAAAATTTATCCAAGAGATTATCAAGGATGTGTTGAATAAATTAGATTCCAAGCACTTAAATATTCCTAAGCTCCTAGTACGTATTGATCCGCTTGCTCGCAATATTTTTGACTTCCTAAGTACTGCAACAGATGATGTACGCATTGTGGGCATACATGGGATGCCAGGAATAGGAAAGACAACTATAgcaaaagttgtatttaatcaTCTCTGCTCTGGATTCGAGGGAAGCTGTTTTCTTTCGAATATCAATGAAACATCAAGACAATTTAATGGTCTCGCTCTTTTACAAAAGCAACTTCTTCATGATATTCTAAAACAAGATGCTGCTAACATCAGCAATGTTGATAGAGGAATGGTTCTGATCAAAGAACGGCTTTGTCGcaaaagagttcttgttgttgctgatgATGTGTCTCATCTTGACCAGCTAAATGCTTTGATGGGAGAGCGAAGCTGGTTTGGTCCCGGAAGTAGAGTAATTATAACAACAAGAGATTCAAGTTTTCTACTTAAAGCAGATCAAACATATCGGATCGAAGAATTGAAACCAGACGAGTCCTTTCAGCTTTTCAGCTGGCATGCCTTTAAGGACACCAAGCCAGCAGAAGACTATATTGAGCTTTCGAAGTATGCAGTTGATTACTGTGGAGGACTTCCTTTAGCTCTTGAGGTTATAGGAGCTTGTTTGTCCGGGAAAAACAAAGACAGATGGAAATCTGTAATTGACAAGTTGAGAAGAATTCCAAACCGCGATATTCAAGGAAAGCTTAGAATAAGTTTTGATGGACTGGACGATGATGAACTGCAAAATGCCTTCCTTGATATTGCATGCTTCTTTATTGGTAGAAAGAAAGAATACGTTGAAAAAGTGCTAGAAGCCCGTTGTGGTTACGATCCAGAAGTTGATTTGGGAACTCTCAGTGAAAGGTCTCTGATTAAAGTTACTGCCATTGGAAAGATAACCATGCATGATCTATTACGAGACATGGGAAGGGAGATCATTCGTGAAAAGTCACCGAAACAACCTGGAGAAAGGAACAGAATTTGGAATCAAGAGGATGCATGGAATGTACTTGACCAGCAAAAG ggtaCGGAAGTTGTAGAGGGTCTTGCACTGGATGTGAGAGCATCAGAAGCTAAATCATTAAACACAGGATCATTTGCAAAAATGAGATGCTTAAATTTACTACAGATCAATGGG ATTCTCAACAAGCTGAAAATCTTTAATCTCAGTCATTCTCAATTCCTAGTTAAAACACCAAACTTACATAGTTCAAGTCTACAGAAACTAAGGTTGGAAGGTTGCTCGAGTTTAGTTGATGTGCATCAATCTGTTGGAAATTTGAAGAGCCTCATTTTCTTGAATCTAAAGAGATGTCGGAGCCTAAAGATTCTTCCCGAAAGCATTGGTGATGTAAAGTCTCTTAAAcgtttgaatatttctggataTTCACAACTTGAGAAGTTGCCAGAATGCATGGGTGATATGGAATCCTTAACTGAGCTGCTAGCagatggaattaaaaataaacttctaCCTTCATTTGTACATTTAAAGTATGTCAGAAAGTTATCATTGTGTGGATACAGTTTCTGTCGGGACTCACCATCACCTACATCCTCGGTTTCCCAAATTTCATCATGGCTTTCACCGTCGTCTACATCCTGGCCTCTACCAGTTTCATCTTCGATCATAGCAAGTACTGTTTTAAATTGGAAACGTTTGCTGCCAACATCTTTTGAATGGAGATCAATGAAATGTCTTAAGTTTTCTAATAGTGGTTTGTCTGATCGTACAACTAACTGTGTTGATTTCAGGGGTTTGTCCTCTCTAAAAGAATTGGATCTATCACAAAACAATTTCTCTAGCCTGCCTGCCGGGATCGGCTTCCTTCCCAAGCTTTCGATTTTGAGTGTTGAGGAATGCATCAAGCTTGTATCAATCTCAGATCTTCCCTCAAATTTACACTGTTTGAATGCCTTTCGTTGCAGTTCAATGAAAAGTGTAAGAATTCCAATCCAGTCAAAACACTCACCATCTATGCATCTCAATAAATGTTATATGTTAGAAGAGATTCAGGGCATCGAAGGTCCAAGTAATAATTACTGGTCTATTGACGTTGATTTCCCCAGTGATTCATCAAATAATTTCCTGAAGAGTCTTGCTGAG gcaTCATGCAATGGTGATTATGGGTATTTTATTGACTCCTTTCCTGGTAACATGCCAATGCCAAATTGGTTAAGCTACCGTGGAGAAGGATGttcattatcatttcatataCCTCCAGTTTTCCAAGGCTTGGTTGTTTGGGTTGTTTCTCCATTTGATGTTCATAGTACTGTGAATTACACCATCGGTTACCgggttattataaaaaataaaaacaacggTGTTCAATTGTTTGAAGATGAACTAGAAGTAGGATGCAGTTACCCTCGTAAATGGGTAAGATACATAAGTATAAGTGATATGGCAATGGAAGAATACTGTGGAGATGAGGAATTGGAACTGTATCTGGGGAGCCAGCCCATTGATGGAAGCAAAGTGGTACAGTGTGGGATCCATGTGATAGTAGAAGAGACAGATTCATTTGAAGGGTCAGAGTGGGATCGGGAGATTAACAACATAGAGTCAAGAGATGAGGAGTTGGAACTGCACTTGAATTCGGGGAGAAAAGACATTAATGTGACAGAATGTGAAGTTCATGTGATCAAAGAGTTAGAAGTGGGAAGAGATCATAGAGTGATGCCTGCATCACGGCCATATCGTCTGCTTCCTTATCATCCCAATTATGGTCTTATAAGAGCGTCTACAACTGCGCAGTGGAAAGCTTATTTGATGCAAAAAAAACCTCGCGAAGTAATAATTTGTG GGAAGGGAACAAGGACAACGGCGTAG